From Planococcus halocryophilus, the proteins below share one genomic window:
- the serA gene encoding phosphoglycerate dehydrogenase yields MTFHILISDPLSEEGIYPLRQANGVNIVMETNLTPEQLEDRIHGFDALLVRSQTQVTRELIEKASNLKIIGRAGVGVDNIDLEAATEHGIIVVNAPDGNTNSAAEHTMAMIMSMARKIPQAFHALRNQQWDRKSYVGVELKNKTLGVVGFGRIGQEVAARAKGQRMNVIAYDPFLTAEKAEKLGVDFGSVEDVLRAADFITVHTPLLKETKHLINKEAFEIMKDGVQIVNCARGGIIDENALYDAVKSGKVAGAALDVFEQEPMVDFRLLDLPEIIATPHLGASTFEAQESVAVDVSVDVVSYFTTGTVRNSVNLPSVPKEIMKKIEPYFDLSERLGAFLTDLTGTTAEEVTVRYAGELANMDVRPLTRNMLKGMLKRHLGKQVNNVNALYLANQKGIVVTEQKTTESKGFMTLITVEVKTANGIRKVAGTLLNGQGARIVKVDDYLVDVVPEGHLLYVSHNDRPGVIGRVGTLLGQENVNIATMQVGRSIVGGSAIMMLSIDKPAEAGSLEQLAKLDEIQGVTAINL; encoded by the coding sequence ATGACATTTCATATACTAATTAGTGACCCATTAAGCGAAGAAGGAATTTATCCTTTACGCCAGGCAAATGGTGTAAACATCGTCATGGAAACCAATTTAACTCCAGAACAATTAGAAGATCGTATTCATGGTTTTGACGCCTTACTCGTACGTAGCCAAACGCAAGTAACACGTGAGTTGATCGAAAAAGCATCGAACTTAAAGATTATTGGACGTGCCGGTGTTGGAGTCGATAACATCGATTTAGAAGCCGCCACAGAGCACGGAATTATTGTTGTAAATGCGCCGGATGGTAACACCAATTCAGCTGCAGAACATACGATGGCGATGATTATGTCGATGGCACGTAAAATTCCTCAAGCTTTCCATGCATTGCGCAATCAGCAATGGGACCGGAAATCATATGTCGGCGTCGAATTAAAAAACAAGACGCTTGGTGTTGTTGGATTTGGACGAATCGGGCAAGAAGTAGCGGCACGCGCAAAAGGTCAGCGAATGAATGTTATTGCGTATGATCCTTTCTTAACGGCTGAAAAAGCAGAAAAACTGGGTGTCGATTTTGGCTCGGTAGAAGATGTTTTAAGAGCAGCGGATTTCATAACGGTCCATACACCGCTATTAAAAGAAACAAAGCATTTGATCAATAAAGAAGCATTTGAAATTATGAAAGACGGGGTTCAAATTGTCAATTGTGCACGAGGCGGTATTATTGATGAAAATGCGTTGTACGATGCTGTGAAATCTGGGAAAGTTGCCGGAGCAGCACTTGATGTTTTTGAACAAGAGCCAATGGTTGATTTTCGTTTATTGGATTTACCAGAAATCATCGCGACACCTCACTTAGGCGCAAGCACCTTTGAAGCGCAAGAAAGCGTAGCTGTGGATGTTAGCGTGGACGTCGTGAGCTATTTCACGACTGGCACCGTACGCAACTCAGTCAATCTACCATCAGTACCTAAAGAGATTATGAAAAAAATCGAACCTTATTTTGATTTGTCAGAACGTCTAGGTGCTTTTCTAACAGATTTGACAGGAACAACGGCAGAGGAAGTTACTGTTCGCTATGCAGGAGAATTAGCGAATATGGATGTAAGGCCGTTAACGCGTAATATGTTAAAAGGGATGCTGAAACGTCATCTTGGTAAGCAAGTCAATAATGTAAATGCTTTGTATCTGGCCAACCAAAAAGGCATCGTAGTTACCGAACAAAAGACTACTGAATCGAAAGGGTTTATGACGCTCATCACAGTAGAAGTAAAAACGGCTAATGGCATTCGAAAAGTGGCTGGGACATTATTGAACGGACAAGGCGCACGTATTGTCAAAGTAGATGATTATTTAGTAGATGTTGTCCCAGAAGGACATCTATTGTACGTTAGTCATAATGACCGTCCGGGTGTTATCGGACGAGTGGGAACTTTACTGGGTCAAGAAAATGTCAATATTGCTACAATGCAAGTGGGACGGTCGATTGTTGGAGGAAGTGCCATCATGATGTTATCAATCGATAAACCTGCAGAAGCAGGCAGTCTCGAGCAATTGGCGAAATTAGATGAAATTCAAGGAGTTACAGCTATTAACTTATAA
- a CDS encoding cysteine protease StiP family protein yields MIATGLVKTSYPKEDITFLLKDVSEVFTESTLEEREKAVQTGAHYAERLPMEYRPSDEYTKLYHETVVKTKEQLAYLVGLVTQRIFMNAGTDDVVLVSLARAGSPIGILIRRYAEKILNMKWPHYSVSILRDKGIDEKAIDSIRAAHPTSRIQFVDGWTGKGAIQKELTKAVNHLNKTKNLNLHDDMAVLADPGACAVLFGTREDFLIPSACLNATVSGLVSRTILNKLYIGEDDFHGAKFYGELLEEDLSNDFVDQITDCFKGTQERVEKDAVSTPVTAKRTWQGMKEVEEIGQQMYRETDYHLIKPGVGETTRVLLRRSPWKVLVNSLDNPDVHHILMLAKEKDVPVEVIPDLFYRAIGLIRSGKEI; encoded by the coding sequence ATGATAGCTACCGGTTTAGTAAAAACGAGTTATCCGAAAGAAGACATCACTTTCCTATTGAAAGATGTAAGCGAAGTATTTACTGAAAGTACATTAGAAGAGCGCGAAAAAGCAGTTCAAACAGGTGCTCATTACGCAGAGAGACTTCCGATGGAATATCGACCTTCTGATGAATATACAAAGCTTTATCACGAAACAGTAGTAAAAACGAAAGAACAACTGGCTTATTTAGTAGGCCTCGTAACACAGCGTATTTTTATGAATGCAGGAACAGACGATGTTGTCCTTGTTTCTTTAGCGAGAGCAGGTAGCCCAATCGGCATCTTAATTCGCCGTTACGCTGAAAAAATATTGAATATGAAATGGCCACATTATAGCGTCTCTATTTTGCGTGATAAAGGAATTGATGAAAAAGCGATCGATTCAATACGTGCTGCACATCCGACAAGTCGTATTCAATTTGTCGATGGATGGACCGGAAAAGGGGCAATTCAAAAGGAATTGACCAAGGCGGTAAATCATCTCAATAAAACGAAAAACTTGAATCTCCATGATGATATGGCCGTACTGGCCGATCCCGGAGCGTGTGCAGTATTATTCGGTACGCGCGAAGACTTTCTTATTCCGAGCGCATGTCTGAATGCGACAGTATCAGGACTCGTGAGCCGAACCATTTTAAACAAACTGTATATCGGTGAAGATGATTTCCATGGTGCGAAATTTTACGGTGAATTGCTGGAAGAGGATTTATCAAATGACTTTGTCGATCAAATTACAGATTGTTTTAAGGGTACACAAGAAAGAGTCGAAAAAGACGCTGTCTCAACTCCTGTAACAGCAAAAAGAACGTGGCAAGGAATGAAAGAAGTCGAAGAAATCGGTCAGCAGATGTATCGTGAAACCGATTATCATTTGATTAAACCAGGCGTTGGTGAAACAACGCGCGTTTTGCTACGCAGAAGTCCGTGGAAAGTTCTTGTTAACAGCTTGGATAATCCGGATGTACATCATATTTTGATGTTGGCAAAAGAAAAAGACGTGCCGGTCGAAGTGATTCCAGACTTGTTTTATCGCGCAATCGGTTTGATCCGTTCAGGTAAAGAAATATGA
- a CDS encoding YceG family protein, with amino-acid sequence MVQLNPIPAKTWDPEKIGEWLKKPIVDHSETKIEETSITYPQLLGQITGMTLDADEYFASIYDVMEESEGRLIRLSDNMNKYIEQDRLRTLQDLFEMNKKEKGLSPNRMTAFLDGKGLLPKLKDVDLNRRLRIVLIDILKAFQAQSGGDTTHSSFRRVTTDLVKWIFNHIEPEIEKLDLEKGLPGFLWYGSVTESESWFLKLAAAFGFHIIVYDPTGERWFEKAVGSEGIHSHSFQVNAGSLLPFPEEKPKRVGTVAYRATQEVDRLLHHDDSGLYKPFQFKSYLTQSVRLKTTMDEGFMLAKERAMVRPSFSVGSGRVNIPVVFSKVMGIEKDRKRFWDNVHNLTEREDTKLIRSFPFIEERKGNQKFHYRAALGKNGQLDPEKMKSAHWWKYNKLPDGVQTAIAAAISRHVEKPILQSQSSESFEELQLYAFSQSMALPDSVIQLIQLFDYPQFVPTMLFYNEEKDGELSRADANAIALIHVFGLDVIVINPQGHQDIERWIDAESFDTHWLDERSFNEPYREPSVVKKIFKKWL; translated from the coding sequence ATGGTTCAATTGAATCCAATCCCCGCTAAAACCTGGGATCCGGAGAAAATCGGGGAATGGCTGAAAAAACCGATAGTGGATCACAGTGAAACGAAAATTGAAGAAACTAGCATTACGTATCCACAGTTGCTTGGACAAATTACGGGCATGACACTTGATGCGGATGAATATTTCGCATCAATCTATGACGTTATGGAAGAGTCAGAGGGTCGGTTGATTCGACTTTCTGATAATATGAACAAGTATATTGAACAAGATCGATTGCGAACACTTCAAGATTTATTTGAAATGAATAAAAAAGAAAAAGGGTTATCGCCCAATCGAATGACAGCTTTTCTTGACGGTAAAGGACTACTCCCTAAGTTAAAAGACGTGGATCTCAATAGACGTTTGCGAATTGTGTTGATTGATATTTTGAAAGCGTTTCAAGCGCAATCAGGTGGAGATACGACTCATTCGTCTTTCCGTCGTGTGACGACAGACTTGGTTAAATGGATATTTAATCATATCGAACCTGAGATTGAAAAGTTGGATCTAGAAAAAGGTTTGCCAGGATTTTTATGGTATGGCAGCGTTACAGAAAGTGAAAGCTGGTTTTTAAAGTTAGCAGCTGCTTTTGGCTTTCACATTATTGTTTATGACCCAACAGGAGAGCGTTGGTTTGAGAAAGCTGTTGGAAGTGAAGGTATTCATAGTCATAGTTTCCAAGTGAATGCCGGTTCACTCTTGCCTTTTCCGGAAGAAAAACCAAAACGCGTAGGAACAGTCGCTTACCGAGCAACCCAAGAAGTAGATCGTCTTTTGCATCATGATGATTCGGGACTCTATAAACCATTTCAATTCAAATCTTATTTAACACAATCCGTTCGATTGAAGACAACAATGGACGAAGGATTTATGCTTGCTAAAGAACGTGCGATGGTTCGGCCATCCTTTTCAGTAGGGAGTGGACGAGTCAACATTCCTGTCGTCTTTTCCAAAGTAATGGGCATTGAAAAAGACCGTAAACGTTTTTGGGACAATGTTCATAACTTAACCGAGCGTGAAGACACGAAGTTGATTCGAAGTTTTCCGTTTATCGAAGAACGAAAGGGCAATCAGAAATTTCATTACCGCGCAGCGCTTGGGAAAAATGGACAACTTGATCCTGAAAAGATGAAATCCGCACATTGGTGGAAATACAATAAATTACCGGACGGCGTGCAGACTGCAATTGCTGCAGCAATTTCAAGACATGTAGAAAAACCAATCTTGCAATCTCAAAGTAGCGAGTCGTTTGAAGAGTTGCAACTGTATGCTTTTTCGCAATCGATGGCATTACCAGATTCGGTCATTCAATTGATTCAGTTGTTTGATTATCCCCAATTTGTACCGACAATGCTGTTTTATAACGAAGAAAAAGATGGTGAATTGAGCCGTGCAGATGCTAATGCAATCGCATTAATTCATGTGTTTGGTCTCGATGTGATTGTCATCAATCCTCAAGGGCATCAAGATATAGAAAGATGGATTGATGCAGAGTCATTTGATACGCATTGGCTCGATGAACGGAGTTTTAACGAGCCTTACCGCGAGCCGTCCGTAGTGAAGAAAATTTTCAAAAAATGGCTATAG
- a CDS encoding pyridoxal-phosphate-dependent aminotransferase family protein: protein MLTDQQILRIPGPTPIPPSVQRAMTQPMIGHRGQSTSDMISDIRPRLKRVFGTEQEVIILTGSGTAGLETAVVNTVDAGEEVLVLVTGAFGDRFAKICKAYEIQTHVFEVEWGQAVDPEAVKNFLSEHPEIKVVFSTFCETSTGVLNPIKELAAAVKEVSEALVIVDGVSCVAGTETEMDKWGIDVVVTGSQKAFMLPAGLSFIAASERAWKKIEANSQPRFYLDLKKHRDNILKDTTPFTPALSILFGLQQVLVLLEEEGLENVYARHRLMKDMTRAAFNALGIPLLTSDKDASPTVTAVKPDDFDAEEFRKVMKKEFALEVAGGQQHLAKKIFRIGHMGYCSPADMLQTIAAMEIGLMKVGKEIELGKGTAAAQRVFLTEGAKTK, encoded by the coding sequence ATGCTGACAGACCAACAAATTTTACGAATCCCAGGACCAACGCCAATCCCACCAAGTGTGCAACGCGCGATGACACAACCGATGATTGGACACCGCGGACAAAGTACATCTGACATGATTAGTGACATCCGACCAAGACTAAAACGTGTTTTTGGAACAGAACAAGAAGTCATCATTTTGACTGGCAGTGGAACTGCGGGACTAGAAACAGCTGTAGTCAATACAGTTGATGCTGGTGAAGAAGTTCTGGTTCTTGTAACAGGCGCATTCGGTGATCGATTTGCGAAAATTTGTAAAGCATATGAGATTCAAACTCATGTTTTCGAAGTAGAGTGGGGACAAGCCGTAGATCCGGAAGCGGTAAAGAACTTCCTTTCGGAACATCCAGAAATCAAAGTGGTATTTTCTACATTTTGTGAAACTTCAACAGGGGTTCTAAATCCAATTAAAGAATTGGCTGCTGCTGTAAAAGAAGTATCAGAAGCTCTTGTGATTGTTGACGGCGTATCGTGTGTAGCAGGTACGGAAACCGAGATGGACAAATGGGGAATTGATGTAGTCGTGACAGGTTCACAAAAAGCCTTTATGCTACCTGCAGGACTTTCGTTTATCGCAGCAAGCGAACGCGCATGGAAGAAAATCGAAGCTAATTCGCAACCACGATTTTATTTGGATCTAAAAAAACACCGCGACAATATTTTAAAAGATACCACTCCCTTTACTCCGGCCTTGTCGATTTTATTTGGCTTACAGCAAGTGCTTGTATTGTTGGAAGAGGAAGGCTTGGAGAACGTGTACGCGAGACATCGCCTGATGAAAGATATGACACGTGCAGCGTTTAACGCATTAGGTATTCCATTGCTAACTTCTGATAAAGATGCTTCACCAACTGTTACTGCTGTAAAACCAGATGATTTTGATGCTGAAGAATTCCGTAAAGTCATGAAGAAAGAATTTGCTTTAGAAGTGGCAGGCGGTCAGCAGCATTTAGCGAAAAAGATTTTCCGTATCGGTCATATGGGCTATTGCTCTCCGGCAGATATGTTACAAACTATCGCAGCGATGGAAATTGGTTTGATGAAAGTCGGGAAAGAAATCGAACTTGGTAAAGGAACTGCCGCTGCACAGCGAGTATTTTTAACAGAAGGAGCTAAAACGAAATGA
- a CDS encoding toxic anion resistance protein has protein sequence MTNMPDQIEQQELVMKDENQLKVQLKKDPEVLQLAGKIDPKNQIALLEFGREPANEISAFTGKVLNSVQANSMEESSELLKQLGKIMDKFDKKDFVEKKGFLNKIFNKGNKVIEQLFNKYQTMGTEIDKVYIEITKYEGEMKKSTTTLEELYNQNFNYFMELEKYIAAGDIKVEELRAQEPAVRAKAESGDQMALMELNSLQNAIELLEQRVYDLEMAKQVSYQSAPQIRMLQRGNTKLIGKINSAFVTTIPIFKTGLINAIAAKRQNLVAESMSELDRRTNEMLLNNANDISRQSVDIARMSGQPSIKIETIEQTWETIMQGMNDTREIEQENRKMREEGRLRIEELQKKYEDAQRKAN, from the coding sequence ATGACCAATATGCCAGATCAAATCGAACAACAAGAATTGGTGATGAAAGATGAAAACCAATTAAAAGTTCAGTTGAAAAAAGACCCTGAAGTTCTTCAATTAGCTGGAAAAATTGATCCGAAAAACCAAATCGCTTTATTGGAATTTGGCCGTGAGCCAGCCAATGAAATTTCCGCTTTTACTGGAAAAGTCTTAAACTCAGTTCAAGCAAATAGTATGGAAGAGTCTAGTGAATTACTTAAGCAATTAGGTAAAATTATGGACAAATTCGATAAAAAAGATTTCGTTGAAAAAAAAGGTTTTCTCAATAAGATTTTCAATAAGGGCAATAAAGTAATCGAACAATTATTTAATAAGTACCAAACGATGGGAACTGAAATCGATAAAGTATACATTGAAATTACAAAGTATGAAGGCGAAATGAAGAAATCGACAACAACTTTAGAAGAACTATACAATCAAAACTTCAATTACTTCATGGAGTTAGAAAAATACATTGCAGCAGGCGATATTAAAGTAGAAGAGTTAAGAGCTCAAGAGCCAGCTGTTCGTGCAAAAGCAGAATCTGGAGATCAAATGGCGTTAATGGAACTAAACTCTTTGCAAAATGCCATTGAGCTTTTAGAACAACGTGTTTACGACTTAGAGATGGCAAAACAAGTTTCTTACCAGTCGGCGCCTCAAATCCGTATGCTTCAACGCGGGAACACAAAGCTTATCGGAAAAATCAATTCAGCTTTCGTTACGACCATTCCAATTTTTAAAACAGGTTTGATCAATGCCATTGCAGCTAAGCGCCAAAACTTAGTAGCCGAATCAATGAGTGAATTGGATCGTCGCACGAACGAAATGCTGTTGAATAACGCTAATGATATTTCACGTCAAAGTGTAGATATTGCTAGAATGTCTGGTCAACCGAGCATCAAGATTGAAACCATCGAACAGACATGGGAGACTATTATGCAAGGGATGAACGACACACGCGAAATCGAGCAAGAAAATCGTAAAATGCGTGAAGAAGGACGTCTCCGCATCGAAGAATTGCAGAAGAAATATGAAGATGCTCAACGTAAAGCTAATTAA
- a CDS encoding HAD family hydrolase gives MVKAIFFDLDDTLLWDKKSVEKAFQETCLLAEELTGQACSGLEEAVRAAATELYSGYDTYDFTKMIGINPFEGLWGTFDDEGEGFQKMKTIVPSYRQEAWTLGLQRIGVEDSAEIGSQLAEYFPEARKRNPVLYEESLNVLAELKEHYQLLLLTNGSPSLQQLKLEITPEIAPFFDHIIVSGAFGKGKPDPDIFYHALSKFDFTADEVLMVGDNLMTDIIGAGKVGIRSVWINREQKAPHETIIPTYEIQHLEELLQLLEQL, from the coding sequence ATGGTAAAAGCGATTTTTTTCGATTTGGATGATACGTTGTTATGGGATAAAAAAAGTGTAGAAAAAGCATTTCAAGAAACATGTCTTTTGGCCGAAGAATTAACAGGGCAAGCTTGTTCTGGTTTAGAAGAAGCCGTGAGAGCTGCAGCAACTGAACTGTATTCAGGGTACGATACATATGACTTTACGAAAATGATAGGCATTAATCCTTTTGAAGGACTATGGGGAACTTTTGATGATGAAGGAGAAGGTTTTCAAAAGATGAAAACCATCGTTCCGAGTTATCGCCAGGAAGCTTGGACGCTTGGTTTACAGAGAATTGGGGTTGAAGATAGTGCTGAAATCGGCAGTCAACTCGCTGAATATTTTCCTGAAGCACGTAAAAGAAATCCTGTCCTATATGAAGAAAGCCTAAATGTACTGGCTGAATTGAAAGAACATTATCAGTTGCTTTTACTAACAAACGGTTCACCTAGTTTGCAACAGCTCAAACTTGAAATCACACCTGAAATCGCGCCTTTTTTCGATCACATCATCGTATCTGGTGCATTTGGAAAAGGAAAACCGGACCCTGACATTTTCTATCATGCTTTATCTAAATTCGACTTTACCGCCGACGAAGTATTGATGGTCGGAGATAATTTAATGACAGATATTATCGGTGCCGGAAAAGTAGGCATCCGCTCTGTTTGGATCAACCGTGAACAAAAAGCTCCTCATGAAACCATCATACCGACATATGAAATACAGCATTTAGAAGAATTACTTCAATTATTAGAACAACTTTAA
- a CDS encoding TerD family protein — protein sequence MSAINLSKGQKIDLTKTNPGLTKVVVGLGWDTNKYSGGGDFDLDASIFLVGENGKSRGPEDFVFYNNLEGGNGSVVHTGDNLTGEGDGDDEQVIVDLPNVPSDIHKVVFTVTIHEADSRGQNFGQVSNAFIRIMNENSNEELIRYDLGEDFSIETALVVGELYRHGNEWKFNAIGSGYQGGLAALVNDFGLS from the coding sequence ATGTCAGCAATTAACCTTTCAAAAGGACAGAAAATCGATTTAACAAAAACAAACCCAGGTCTTACAAAAGTGGTCGTTGGTTTAGGTTGGGATACGAACAAATACAGCGGTGGCGGCGATTTCGATTTAGACGCATCGATTTTCTTAGTAGGTGAAAACGGCAAATCACGCGGACCAGAAGACTTTGTATTCTACAACAATCTTGAAGGCGGAAACGGATCTGTTGTTCACACAGGAGATAACTTGACTGGTGAAGGTGACGGCGATGATGAGCAAGTGATCGTTGATTTGCCAAACGTTCCTTCTGATATTCATAAAGTGGTATTTACAGTTACGATTCATGAAGCAGACAGCAGAGGCCAAAACTTTGGACAAGTTTCGAACGCGTTCATCCGCATTATGAACGAAAACTCAAATGAAGAACTCATCCGTTATGATCTTGGAGAAGATTTCTCAATCGAGACAGCTTTAGTAGTTGGCGAGTTATACCGCCACGGCAACGAATGGAAATTTAACGCAATTGGCAGTGGCTACCAAGGTGGCCTTGCAGCATTAGTAAATGATTTCGGCTTAAGCTAA